In the Arachis ipaensis cultivar K30076 chromosome B10, Araip1.1, whole genome shotgun sequence genome, one interval contains:
- the LOC107623034 gene encoding Down syndrome critical region protein 3 homolog isoform X2: MSIDLKLSRFNRIYRPSDALEGKIIIKTQSSISHYGIRLTLKGSVNMQVRGGSAGVVESLYGVIKPIPILNRTIEVKPSGKIASGTTEIPFSVTLRQQGENLEKFYETFHGANISIQYLVTVDVTRGYLHKSLSTTMEFIVESDKADLLQRPIPPEMVIFYITQDTQRHSLLPELKSGGFRVMGKISSQCSLAGPISGELTVETSAVPIHSIDIQLFRVESILLGEKIATETSLIQTTQIADGDVCHNLTIPIYVILPRLLTCPTTFAGPFSIEFKVAIVISFQSELSQLHKKTDSGTPKLWLAMETLPLELVRTK; this comes from the exons ATGTCTATCGACCTCAAACTCTCGCGCTTCAATCGTATTTATCGCCCTTCG GATGCACTGGAAGGCAAAATCATCATCAAAACGCAGTCTTCAATTTCCCACTATGGAATTCGCCTTACTCTCAAAGGATCCGTCAACATGCAG GTTCGTGGAGGATCAGCTGGGGTTGTTGAGTCACTCTATGGAGTTATTAAGCCAATCCCTATTTT GAATAGGACCATCGAGGTTAAACCTTCTGGAAAGATTGCTTCGGGCACAACAGAG ATACCATTTTCGGTGACCCTTAGACAGCAAGGTGAAAATTTGGAAAAGTTTTATGAGACTTTCCATGGGGCAAATATAAGTATCCAG TATTTGGTGACTGTAGATGTGACTCGCGGATACTTACATAAATCTTTATCAACAACAATGGAGTTCATTGTTGAAAGTGATAAAG CTGATCTTCTACAACGGCCAATTCCTCCAGAAATGGTCATCTTCTACATAACCCAGGACACTCAACGACACTCTCTGCTTCCTGAATTAAAATCTG GTGGATTTCGGGTGATGGGGAAGATCTCTTCTCAGTGTTCTTTGGCTGGTCCTATTAGTGGTGAGTTAACTGTAGAAACATCTGCAGTTCCGATTCACTCAATCGACATTCAGTTGTTTCGTGTTGAGTCCATTCTTCTTGGGGAGAAAATTGCAACTGAAACATCTTTGATACAAACGACCCAG ATAGCAGATGGAGATGTATGCCATAATTTGACTATACCTATCTATGTAATACTTCCACGGCTTCTGACGTGTCCAACAACTTTTGCTGG TCCCTTCTCAATTGAGTTCAAAGTTGCCATTGTCATAAGTTTTCAGTCAGAGCTATCTCAACTGCATAAGAAGACTGACTCCGGAACTCCAAAACTTTGG CTAGCAATGGAAACATTGCCGCTCGAGTTGGTTCGGACAAAGTAA
- the LOC107623034 gene encoding Down syndrome critical region protein 3 homolog isoform X1 → MLVAMSIDLKLSRFNRIYRPSDALEGKIIIKTQSSISHYGIRLTLKGSVNMQVRGGSAGVVESLYGVIKPIPILNRTIEVKPSGKIASGTTEIPFSVTLRQQGENLEKFYETFHGANISIQYLVTVDVTRGYLHKSLSTTMEFIVESDKADLLQRPIPPEMVIFYITQDTQRHSLLPELKSGGFRVMGKISSQCSLAGPISGELTVETSAVPIHSIDIQLFRVESILLGEKIATETSLIQTTQIADGDVCHNLTIPIYVILPRLLTCPTTFAGPFSIEFKVAIVISFQSELSQLHKKTDSGTPKLWLAMETLPLELVRTK, encoded by the exons ATG TTAGTTGCGATGTCTATCGACCTCAAACTCTCGCGCTTCAATCGTATTTATCGCCCTTCG GATGCACTGGAAGGCAAAATCATCATCAAAACGCAGTCTTCAATTTCCCACTATGGAATTCGCCTTACTCTCAAAGGATCCGTCAACATGCAG GTTCGTGGAGGATCAGCTGGGGTTGTTGAGTCACTCTATGGAGTTATTAAGCCAATCCCTATTTT GAATAGGACCATCGAGGTTAAACCTTCTGGAAAGATTGCTTCGGGCACAACAGAG ATACCATTTTCGGTGACCCTTAGACAGCAAGGTGAAAATTTGGAAAAGTTTTATGAGACTTTCCATGGGGCAAATATAAGTATCCAG TATTTGGTGACTGTAGATGTGACTCGCGGATACTTACATAAATCTTTATCAACAACAATGGAGTTCATTGTTGAAAGTGATAAAG CTGATCTTCTACAACGGCCAATTCCTCCAGAAATGGTCATCTTCTACATAACCCAGGACACTCAACGACACTCTCTGCTTCCTGAATTAAAATCTG GTGGATTTCGGGTGATGGGGAAGATCTCTTCTCAGTGTTCTTTGGCTGGTCCTATTAGTGGTGAGTTAACTGTAGAAACATCTGCAGTTCCGATTCACTCAATCGACATTCAGTTGTTTCGTGTTGAGTCCATTCTTCTTGGGGAGAAAATTGCAACTGAAACATCTTTGATACAAACGACCCAG ATAGCAGATGGAGATGTATGCCATAATTTGACTATACCTATCTATGTAATACTTCCACGGCTTCTGACGTGTCCAACAACTTTTGCTGG TCCCTTCTCAATTGAGTTCAAAGTTGCCATTGTCATAAGTTTTCAGTCAGAGCTATCTCAACTGCATAAGAAGACTGACTCCGGAACTCCAAAACTTTGG CTAGCAATGGAAACATTGCCGCTCGAGTTGGTTCGGACAAAGTAA